A single genomic interval of Pseudomonas sp. TH06 harbors:
- the gpM gene encoding phage terminase small subunit, whose product MSLALAHKRRTLAQGTAAVIAAAAAPAAYSPAEALSSPANAKKHLLLMEASLDQDLQRLSDIKGLAGRQALKREELLPKYQDFIQRYKDSGLVMPNRVLVQVMVWLFDTEQFEDGLALADFAIGQGQEMPERFKRRDVQTFVADAVIDWAYAEYNAQRSPEPYLSYLLPRVDGEWELTEQIPSKYHKLIGMRAMEAEQWETALQHLERSTELYAKAGNETRIAKCRKAIAKQAPAVIGAQ is encoded by the coding sequence GTGAGCCTGGCTCTCGCGCACAAGCGCCGCACTTTGGCTCAAGGAACCGCTGCAGTGATTGCTGCTGCAGCGGCACCGGCGGCGTATTCGCCGGCGGAAGCCCTGAGCAGCCCGGCCAACGCGAAAAAGCACCTGCTGCTGATGGAAGCGTCGCTGGATCAGGATCTGCAGCGCCTGAGCGATATCAAGGGGCTCGCTGGGCGTCAGGCACTCAAGCGCGAGGAGCTGTTGCCCAAGTACCAGGATTTCATTCAGCGCTACAAGGACTCGGGTCTGGTGATGCCGAATCGCGTTCTGGTGCAGGTGATGGTCTGGCTGTTCGACACCGAGCAGTTCGAAGACGGCCTGGCACTCGCGGACTTTGCGATCGGGCAGGGCCAGGAGATGCCCGAGCGGTTTAAGCGCCGCGACGTGCAAACCTTCGTTGCGGACGCCGTGATCGATTGGGCTTACGCCGAATACAACGCGCAACGCAGCCCGGAGCCGTACCTGTCCTATCTGCTGCCGCGTGTCGACGGTGAATGGGAGCTGACCGAACAGATCCCGAGCAAGTACCACAAGTTGATCGGCATGCGCGCCATGGAGGCCGAGCAGTGGGAAACCGCGCTCCAGCATCTGGAACGCTCCACCGAGCTGTACGCGAAAGCCGGCAATGAGACGCGCATTGCGAAGTGCCGCAAGGCGATCGCCAAACAAGCACCCGCCGTGATCGGCGCCCAATAA
- a CDS encoding head completion/stabilization protein, translating to MSFSGNPTTFVEQTIENDGFWPNLSVTEFQKGYRLPAEFLGTLLVDALSIAMAEVNTDLAKLKNRWRLLGIANVEAAEPSTPESALRVSLYKRAVYCRAKASALPQFASVTRRESAENTAKEAPELKETFLAFSQSAVRALQGRGRITAALL from the coding sequence ATGAGCTTTTCCGGGAACCCGACCACCTTTGTGGAACAGACGATTGAGAACGACGGCTTTTGGCCGAACCTCTCCGTGACCGAGTTCCAGAAGGGCTACCGCCTGCCGGCGGAGTTCCTGGGCACGTTGCTGGTCGACGCCCTGAGTATTGCCATGGCCGAGGTCAATACAGACCTGGCCAAGCTCAAAAACCGCTGGCGGCTCCTCGGCATTGCCAATGTCGAAGCGGCCGAACCGTCGACGCCTGAAAGCGCACTGCGGGTCAGCTTGTACAAGCGCGCCGTGTATTGCCGCGCCAAGGCCAGCGCCTTGCCTCAATTTGCATCGGTTACCCGCCGCGAAAGCGCTGAGAACACCGCCAAGGAAGCGCCCGAGCTTAAAGAAACCTTCTTGGCATTCAGCCAATCCGCCGTTCGTGCCCTGCAAGGCCGTGGCCGAATCACGGCGGCGCTGCTGTGA
- a CDS encoding phage tail protein yields the protein MTKLQGLTAYLRERHLVAPEQLDSFTEQVKLSLIWKPDIDGMHFADMHYRAAIVLERFADHPARLMALVGSWLENHDSNRDHHELPAPEFLVEPLDNDLFDVEITLEFVEPQYLAEDPAGEIGAFGKTWAFVPFDLWVAENGEVATGDR from the coding sequence GTGACCAAGTTGCAAGGGTTGACCGCCTACCTACGGGAACGCCATCTGGTCGCGCCTGAACAGCTCGACAGTTTCACCGAGCAGGTGAAGCTCTCGCTGATCTGGAAACCCGACATCGACGGCATGCACTTTGCCGACATGCACTATCGCGCCGCGATTGTCCTGGAGCGTTTCGCCGACCATCCGGCGCGCCTGATGGCTCTGGTTGGGAGTTGGTTGGAAAACCACGACTCCAACCGCGACCACCACGAACTGCCGGCGCCGGAGTTCCTTGTAGAACCGTTGGATAACGACCTCTTCGACGTGGAAATCACGCTGGAGTTTGTCGAGCCGCAGTATCTGGCCGAAGACCCTGCCGGCGAGATCGGCGCCTTCGGTAAGACCTGGGCTTTCGTCCCGTTTGACCTGTGGGTTGCCGAGAACGGCGAGGTGGCCACCGGTGACCGCTAA
- a CDS encoding virion morphogenesis protein: MTANPCDLDVRGLLNVDAQLALLELPPVLRRRLLNNVTKRVRSMSRKRQRAQQNVDGSPFAERKGSAKGKKKMEAGLAKLLQVTRVSADEAELGWKNALTRWVATQQHNGATERRTAAQMRRWNTVPPGIACTDKQAKRLRRLGFRVRQKGKKTPARPSVAWIQQHVNYAKAGLLIRILNDEKTETSGAQSWDITLPKRQFLGVATGNETRELVNQVFQQILTSPR; encoded by the coding sequence GTGACCGCTAATCCGTGCGACCTCGATGTCAGGGGCTTACTCAACGTCGACGCTCAACTGGCGCTGCTGGAGCTGCCGCCGGTGCTGCGCCGTCGTCTGCTGAACAACGTCACCAAGCGCGTGCGCTCGATGAGCCGCAAGCGTCAGCGCGCCCAGCAAAACGTCGACGGCTCGCCGTTCGCTGAACGCAAGGGATCAGCCAAGGGCAAGAAAAAGATGGAAGCCGGGCTGGCCAAGCTGCTGCAAGTCACGCGAGTCAGTGCCGACGAAGCCGAACTGGGTTGGAAAAACGCGCTGACTCGATGGGTCGCCACGCAGCAGCACAACGGCGCCACCGAGCGGCGCACGGCTGCACAGATGCGCCGCTGGAACACCGTCCCGCCTGGCATCGCTTGCACCGACAAACAGGCGAAACGCCTGCGCCGTTTGGGTTTTCGCGTCCGCCAGAAGGGCAAGAAGACGCCGGCCCGGCCTTCGGTTGCATGGATTCAACAGCATGTGAACTACGCCAAGGCCGGTCTGCTGATCCGCATTCTGAACGATGAGAAAACCGAGACATCTGGCGCGCAAAGTTGGGACATCACCCTGCCAAAACGTCAGTTCCTCGGCGTGGCGACCGGCAATGAAACCCGCGAGCTGGTTAACCAGGTCTTTCAACAAATCCTAACTTCACCCCGTTAA
- a CDS encoding DUF2586 domain-containing protein: MALGQVTVDNLNLGQGAVTEVERYFLFIGPAAKNVGQVIPLNTDSDLDAALGIPANDLKTQITAARLNGGQRWACMAAPIGPEGDWATALQKTQQQGLSVEAVIVTKPVAKGDELSAMHDAAVALNNTYGRRVFFLASSAGIAVDQTWAQYLTEQKALVAGLAAPRVSPVPQLHGNDLGVLAGRLANSAVSIADSPMRVATGPVLGLGDVPIDSELIPLPSAVRSELDRARFSVTQTYPDYPGVYWGDCNMLDTPGSDFQVVEYLRITDKAARLIRPLLIRRVADRRLNNTPNSMAVNTNQLMAPLRAMAKSIKFNGEVFPGDIEPPKDGDLVLEWQSKTKVAAYIKLKPLNCPKDLTANIALDLSTDKAE; this comes from the coding sequence ATGGCACTCGGTCAAGTCACCGTCGACAACCTCAATCTAGGCCAGGGTGCCGTGACAGAGGTTGAGCGTTACTTTCTTTTCATCGGCCCCGCCGCCAAAAACGTCGGCCAGGTCATCCCGCTGAACACCGACAGCGATCTGGACGCCGCCCTGGGCATCCCGGCGAACGACCTGAAAACCCAGATTACCGCCGCTCGCTTGAACGGTGGCCAGCGCTGGGCCTGCATGGCGGCCCCGATCGGTCCCGAGGGTGATTGGGCAACCGCACTCCAAAAAACTCAGCAACAAGGATTGTCGGTGGAAGCGGTAATCGTCACCAAGCCTGTCGCAAAGGGGGATGAACTGTCGGCCATGCATGACGCGGCCGTTGCCCTCAACAATACCTACGGCCGCCGGGTTTTCTTTCTGGCGAGCAGTGCCGGCATCGCCGTCGACCAGACCTGGGCGCAGTACCTCACCGAGCAAAAAGCGTTGGTAGCGGGTCTGGCAGCGCCGCGCGTTTCACCTGTACCGCAACTGCACGGTAATGACCTGGGCGTGCTGGCTGGCCGCTTGGCCAACTCGGCTGTGAGCATTGCTGATAGCCCGATGCGCGTGGCCACCGGCCCGGTGTTGGGGCTTGGCGACGTGCCTATTGATAGCGAGCTGATTCCGCTGCCGTCCGCTGTACGCAGTGAACTGGATCGGGCGCGGTTTTCTGTCACCCAGACCTACCCCGACTATCCGGGTGTGTACTGGGGTGACTGCAACATGCTGGACACCCCCGGTAGTGACTTTCAGGTCGTGGAATACCTGCGCATCACCGATAAGGCCGCTCGCCTGATCCGTCCGCTGCTGATCCGCCGTGTCGCTGATCGTCGCTTGAACAACACGCCCAACAGCATGGCGGTGAATACCAACCAATTGATGGCGCCACTGCGAGCCATGGCGAAGTCCATCAAGTTCAACGGCGAGGTGTTTCCCGGTGACATCGAGCCGCCGAAAGACGGCGACCTGGTGCTGGAGTGGCAGAGCAAAACCAAAGTCGCGGCCTACATCAAGCTCAAACCCCTCAACTGCCCGAAAGACCTCACGGCGAACATTGCCCTGGATCTTTCCACTGACAAAGCGGAGTAA
- a CDS encoding phage protein, whose amino-acid sequence MAKIGGKNFDVSLGDIALHVESCTLDITDNSAVAQTRGVPDGYVDGDVAAAGELELDSSNFELLIDAARSAGSYRELKPFDAVFFAKAGEDELRVEAFGCKVKISSLLSIDPKGGEKTKHKVPFDVTSPDFIHINGVPYLAAAEIEGIR is encoded by the coding sequence ATGGCAAAGATTGGCGGCAAGAACTTCGACGTGAGCCTGGGCGATATCGCGCTGCACGTCGAAAGCTGCACCCTGGACATCACCGACAACTCGGCCGTGGCCCAAACCCGGGGCGTGCCTGACGGTTACGTCGACGGCGACGTGGCCGCTGCCGGTGAACTGGAGCTGGATAGCTCCAACTTTGAGTTGCTGATCGACGCGGCGCGATCGGCGGGCAGCTATCGCGAGTTGAAACCGTTCGATGCGGTGTTCTTCGCCAAGGCCGGTGAGGACGAACTGCGTGTGGAGGCGTTCGGCTGCAAGGTGAAGATCTCCAGCCTGTTGTCGATCGACCCGAAGGGTGGCGAGAAGACCAAACACAAGGTGCCGTTCGACGTCACCAGTCCGGACTTTATCCACATCAACGGCGTTCCCTACCTGGCTGCGGCCGAGATCGAGGGGATCCGTTAA
- a CDS encoding TraR/DksA family transcriptional regulator — MVDWFDRAQELEQRQRDQAIKAQLLTPVPVGPSLTHCEDCDKEIPPARRALGGKTRCVPCQTGFEQSKR; from the coding sequence ATGGTGGACTGGTTCGACCGCGCTCAGGAGCTGGAGCAACGCCAACGTGACCAGGCGATCAAGGCCCAGCTACTGACGCCTGTGCCGGTTGGGCCAAGCCTGACCCATTGCGAGGACTGCGACAAAGAGATCCCGCCGGCACGCCGTGCGCTGGGCGGTAAAACGAGATGCGTCCCGTGCCAGACGGGCTTTGAGCAGAGTAAACGCTGA
- a CDS encoding lysozyme: MRLRGRIQAGVIALASAPLVIFLGTWEGNGQNTVYADKLAGGLPSVCKGITRHTSPFPVVVGDYWSPERCAEVEQLVIRKTQLQLADCITNPKVGQNTFDALTSHGHNVGVPSTCASRAVTLINAGRIADGCRALAWAPDGKTPVWAYVTDAQGRKRFVQGLHNRRLAEMELCLK; this comes from the coding sequence ATGAGGCTGCGCGGAAGGATTCAGGCCGGTGTGATTGCGCTGGCCAGCGCTCCGTTGGTGATCTTCCTGGGCACTTGGGAGGGCAACGGCCAGAACACCGTCTATGCCGACAAGTTGGCCGGCGGACTGCCCAGCGTCTGCAAGGGCATCACTCGACATACCAGCCCGTTCCCGGTGGTGGTCGGTGATTACTGGTCGCCTGAGCGTTGCGCGGAGGTGGAGCAGCTGGTGATCCGCAAAACCCAGCTGCAGCTCGCCGACTGCATCACCAACCCGAAGGTGGGCCAGAACACCTTCGACGCTCTGACCAGCCATGGCCACAACGTGGGTGTGCCCAGCACTTGCGCCAGTCGGGCGGTGACGTTGATCAATGCCGGCCGCATCGCTGACGGCTGCAGGGCGTTGGCCTGGGCACCGGACGGCAAGACGCCGGTATGGGCTTATGTGACAGACGCGCAGGGCCGCAAGCGCTTCGTTCAAGGCCTGCACAACCGCCGGCTGGCTGAAATGGAACTGTGCCTGAAATGA
- a CDS encoding lysis system i-spanin subunit Rz: MSLSPLRLAPFVLLLALLLWVAFDRVTDQRDDARRERDSAQWEANGLREAARISGEMLAERDAIDQRNTKELTDALTENKRLRRSVGDGTGRLHVRATCPAAGSVPAAAGTARMADAGRAELAADARPDYFTLRDQLALSRQMILGLQQYVRGVCLRSQAHQDTTFSNLNKRPTP, encoded by the coding sequence ATGAGTCTTTCCCCGTTGCGTTTGGCGCCTTTCGTGCTGCTGCTCGCCTTGCTGCTGTGGGTGGCTTTTGATCGGGTAACCGATCAGCGCGACGACGCCAGGCGCGAGCGCGACAGCGCGCAATGGGAAGCGAACGGCCTGCGTGAAGCGGCCCGGATCAGCGGCGAGATGCTGGCCGAGCGGGATGCGATCGACCAGCGAAACACCAAGGAATTGACCGATGCACTCACTGAAAACAAGCGCCTGCGCCGCTCTGTTGGCGATGGCACTGGCCGGCTGCATGTCCGCGCCACCTGTCCCGCCGCCGGATCTGTGCCCGCCGCCGCCGGCACCGCCCGCATGGCTGATGCAGGACGCGCCGAACTCGCAGCAGACGCTAGACCGGATTATTTCACCCTCCGAGATCAGCTTGCCTTAAGCCGGCAAATGATCCTCGGACTGCAGCAATACGTCCGTGGCGTGTGCCTGCGATCGCAGGCGCACCAGGACACCACTTTTTCCAACCTCAACAAGAGACCAACACCATGA
- a CDS encoding putative phage tail assembly chaperone, translating to MSQQNNTEITLVVGEAEFTFSLTPADVTKYFNALTQTNKVAPGNNLLMTTVKQEEKATLKPLLGNPVMVMQLAGALLEEYAPNVEVIVKKRTSTLSA from the coding sequence ATGAGCCAACAGAACAACACCGAAATCACCCTGGTAGTCGGCGAAGCGGAATTCACGTTCAGCCTGACCCCGGCTGACGTGACCAAATACTTCAATGCCCTGACCCAGACCAACAAGGTCGCCCCGGGCAACAACCTGCTGATGACCACCGTCAAGCAAGAGGAAAAGGCCACGCTGAAACCGTTGCTGGGCAATCCCGTGATGGTGATGCAGCTCGCCGGCGCGCTGCTTGAGGAGTACGCGCCGAACGTCGAGGTGATCGTAAAAAAGCGCACGAGCACGCTGAGCGCTTAA
- a CDS encoding phage tail tape measure protein has protein sequence MADRSASLAFILSLTDKVTAPLGKVKMGFSELADQSEQHIKTIGLGMAGVTAAVVGIRESMEPALEVNRALGDVRSLGVAEDALSALNAKSLQFAVSYGENAKDFVASAYLIEGAIKGLAGNQLATFTNTSNLLAKATKSDAETMGEYVGTLYNLQKSQADAMGKGAWVEKLGGQTALAVQLFRTSGAAMKDAFKEAGAIATTSGVDLAEQMAVIGTLSSTMEGGDAGGRYKAFFENIGAASEKLGMQFTDQQGKVLPMMTILDKLQGKFGDLTTASAGAKLVEAFGGEGAQIIGALAKDTDRLRNGIEQLGKVRGLENAEQMARAMVDPWQQWASLVEVMRVVFGQVLIPVLTPFMNKMVDIGKTLVRWSQLFPNITRVIGITALTIMAIVGAMSLLTVVVGVARMTWLGLVSVWKVVQLLNLRTVAGFVLQKLAILAYMAVIYTLSAGLALVRGAMLLWQGAIWLVNAALLANPMVWVVVGVLALVAVIVAAVHYWDEWTSALMNTAAFQFVADKLQKLSDWFNSMGGWSGMAKAAWDSIVGIFTTAVNGVIELLNSIPGVNIEARFGGMPEVPGVDAATNAADTANAAQKAQQTINAAIPSLSPARPSAVPTGGLLTSIQNNNSSQSKGTHVENVNIHTGKAMTPLEMENMVAMAVGG, from the coding sequence TTGGCAGACCGTAGCGCCAGCCTGGCTTTCATCCTGAGCCTGACCGACAAGGTCACCGCGCCCCTGGGCAAGGTGAAAATGGGTTTTTCCGAGCTTGCGGATCAGAGCGAACAGCACATCAAGACGATCGGCCTGGGCATGGCCGGCGTGACGGCGGCTGTGGTCGGGATTCGTGAGTCCATGGAACCGGCGCTGGAGGTCAATCGCGCCTTGGGCGACGTCCGATCGCTGGGCGTGGCCGAGGATGCGTTGTCTGCGCTCAATGCCAAGTCGCTGCAGTTCGCCGTCAGCTATGGCGAGAACGCCAAGGATTTTGTGGCCTCGGCTTACCTGATCGAGGGCGCCATTAAGGGACTTGCCGGCAACCAGCTCGCCACGTTCACCAACACCAGTAACTTGCTGGCGAAGGCCACCAAGTCTGACGCCGAAACCATGGGTGAATACGTCGGCACGCTCTACAACCTGCAGAAGTCCCAAGCGGATGCGATGGGGAAGGGCGCGTGGGTGGAAAAACTCGGCGGGCAAACCGCGCTGGCCGTGCAGCTGTTTCGCACGAGCGGCGCCGCGATGAAGGACGCCTTCAAGGAAGCCGGCGCGATCGCCACCACATCGGGCGTCGACCTTGCCGAACAGATGGCCGTGATCGGCACGCTGAGCAGCACCATGGAGGGCGGCGACGCCGGCGGGCGCTACAAAGCGTTTTTCGAGAACATCGGCGCCGCCTCGGAAAAGCTGGGCATGCAGTTCACCGATCAGCAGGGCAAAGTCCTGCCGATGATGACCATTCTGGACAAGCTGCAGGGCAAGTTCGGTGATCTGACCACAGCGTCGGCCGGGGCCAAACTGGTCGAAGCCTTCGGCGGTGAAGGCGCCCAGATAATCGGCGCGCTGGCCAAGGACACCGATCGGCTGCGCAACGGCATCGAGCAGTTGGGCAAGGTGCGCGGTCTCGAAAACGCCGAGCAGATGGCCAGGGCCATGGTCGATCCATGGCAACAGTGGGCTTCCCTGGTCGAGGTCATGCGTGTGGTGTTTGGCCAGGTGCTGATCCCGGTACTGACGCCGTTCATGAACAAGATGGTGGACATCGGCAAAACCCTGGTGCGCTGGTCGCAACTGTTTCCCAACATCACCCGGGTGATCGGCATCACTGCACTGACCATCATGGCCATCGTCGGCGCCATGTCGTTGTTGACCGTGGTGGTCGGCGTTGCACGAATGACCTGGTTGGGGCTGGTGTCGGTGTGGAAGGTTGTCCAGTTGCTCAACCTGCGCACGGTCGCCGGCTTCGTCCTGCAGAAACTGGCGATCCTGGCTTACATGGCCGTGATCTACACGCTCAGCGCCGGCCTTGCCCTGGTGCGTGGCGCCATGCTGCTGTGGCAGGGCGCGATCTGGCTGGTCAACGCGGCACTGTTGGCCAACCCGATGGTTTGGGTTGTGGTCGGTGTTCTCGCATTGGTGGCGGTCATTGTCGCGGCGGTTCACTACTGGGACGAATGGACGTCTGCCCTGATGAATACGGCCGCGTTCCAGTTCGTCGCCGACAAGCTCCAGAAGCTGTCCGACTGGTTTAACTCAATGGGCGGTTGGTCAGGCATGGCCAAGGCGGCATGGGACAGCATCGTCGGCATTTTCACCACGGCCGTTAACGGCGTGATCGAGCTGCTGAACAGCATCCCGGGCGTAAACATCGAAGCGCGTTTCGGCGGCATGCCTGAAGTGCCTGGCGTCGATGCCGCGACCAATGCCGCTGACACCGCCAACGCGGCGCAGAAAGCCCAGCAGACCATCAACGCGGCAATCCCCAGCCTTTCGCCGGCGCGCCCTTCAGCGGTGCCGACCGGTGGCTTGCTGACCAGCATCCAGAACAACAACAGCAGCCAGAGCAAGGGCACGCATGTGGAGAACGTGAACATTCACACGGGCAAGGCGATGACCCCGTTGGAGATGGAAAACATGGTCGCCATGGCGGTCGGCGGATGA
- a CDS encoding DUF2590 family protein, translating to MSEYIDLLIVDNDLALDPSHQPLLIDDRACIAQDIAHMIRDSGLLVTLVAERDRLRQRDCIQQLELLVENDQRLVPGTARITQQEPGVYLVTAKTLKFGSIEVSL from the coding sequence ATGAGCGAATACATAGACCTGTTGATCGTCGACAACGACCTGGCACTGGATCCGTCACACCAGCCGTTGCTCATCGATGACCGCGCCTGCATCGCCCAGGACATCGCTCACATGATCCGCGACAGCGGGTTGTTGGTGACGCTGGTCGCTGAGCGCGATCGGCTGCGGCAGCGCGACTGCATCCAGCAACTGGAACTGCTGGTCGAGAACGATCAGCGCCTGGTGCCCGGTACGGCACGCATCACCCAGCAGGAACCGGGCGTGTACCTGGTCACTGCGAAAACCCTGAAATTCGGTTCGATTGAGGTAAGTCTGTGA
- a CDS encoding baseplate J/gp47 family protein, whose amino-acid sequence MSQVDFKKVIADAGIPTTEAGLKAAWEKEVEAQGAKVANTSSYSPFWRVMTALVTKPVLWLLDFLCLSVLPNFFVKTAVDAWLDMLAWAVNVERKGATKAQGKLLFTRAVPDGVLELEKGIVVQSAAINGNVYKLITTAPAIFAAGQLQLEVPVEAIESGSGFNLAPGYYAILPVPIPGIVQVVNKDGWLESPGADPEPNDQLRLRVRNQFSAVNQWHTDAVYRAMISAFPGVRPDGVYFEHGAPRGPGSANAYVLFDAGVPAASYLEKINAHIRDQGNHGHGDDLLAMVMPETLSSMVVNVWPFPNQTPEQKATLKQEVEFFVRAAFRESTPRDYQPTLTYPQARFSKSRLCTELHEQFPNIEAVKITPMVDAVNGLSIPRLENLTVVIQ is encoded by the coding sequence GTGAGCCAGGTCGATTTTAAAAAGGTGATCGCCGACGCCGGCATCCCGACCACCGAGGCCGGTTTGAAGGCCGCGTGGGAAAAGGAGGTTGAAGCCCAAGGCGCGAAGGTGGCCAACACCAGCAGTTATTCGCCGTTCTGGCGGGTGATGACTGCGCTGGTGACCAAACCGGTGTTGTGGCTGCTGGACTTTCTGTGTCTGTCAGTGCTGCCGAACTTCTTTGTGAAAACGGCGGTGGACGCCTGGCTGGACATGCTCGCTTGGGCGGTCAACGTCGAGCGTAAAGGCGCGACCAAAGCCCAAGGCAAATTGCTGTTTACCCGGGCCGTGCCGGACGGCGTGCTGGAGCTGGAAAAAGGCATTGTGGTGCAGTCAGCGGCCATCAACGGCAACGTCTACAAACTGATCACCACGGCGCCGGCGATATTCGCAGCAGGCCAGCTGCAGCTGGAAGTGCCGGTGGAGGCGATCGAGTCCGGCAGTGGCTTCAACCTCGCCCCGGGTTACTACGCGATCTTGCCGGTGCCCATCCCCGGCATTGTCCAGGTGGTGAACAAGGACGGTTGGCTGGAATCACCAGGTGCGGATCCGGAACCGAACGACCAGCTGCGTTTGCGTGTGCGCAATCAGTTCTCGGCGGTGAACCAGTGGCACACCGACGCGGTGTATCGCGCCATGATCTCGGCCTTCCCGGGCGTACGTCCGGACGGCGTCTATTTCGAACACGGCGCACCGCGTGGGCCGGGCAGTGCGAACGCCTATGTGCTGTTTGACGCGGGTGTGCCGGCGGCCAGTTACCTGGAAAAGATCAACGCGCATATCCGCGACCAAGGCAACCATGGCCACGGCGATGATCTGCTGGCCATGGTCATGCCGGAAACTCTCTCCAGCATGGTCGTGAACGTCTGGCCGTTCCCGAATCAGACGCCAGAGCAGAAAGCCACACTGAAGCAGGAGGTGGAATTCTTTGTGCGTGCTGCCTTTCGCGAAAGCACCCCCCGCGACTACCAGCCCACGCTGACTTATCCGCAAGCGCGATTCAGCAAAAGCCGCCTCTGCACCGAGCTGCACGAACAATTCCCAAACATTGAAGCCGTGAAAATCACGCCGATGGTGGATGCGGTGAATGGTCTGTCTATTCCTCGACTGGAGAACCTGACGGTGGTGATTCAGTGA
- a CDS encoding phage tail protein: MIKIKLPFWLEGTELSKLVSAAQAWWETVTGWLRWPYSQIDPDTCHMSILELWAWQRDVTRFQGEPESLFRLRVKYAFINSVDAGSTAGLKRIFMRLGVGYVEIEERQPDRDWDVVLLKFSNAQLSLNPELLRVLIQQYGRTCRRYDFVTITPVGLQIALIDFNDDQQTLVASL; encoded by the coding sequence GTGATCAAGATCAAATTGCCGTTCTGGCTTGAAGGCACAGAGCTTTCAAAGCTGGTCAGTGCTGCACAGGCGTGGTGGGAAACCGTCACCGGCTGGCTGCGCTGGCCCTATTCGCAGATCGATCCCGACACCTGCCACATGAGCATTCTTGAACTGTGGGCCTGGCAGCGCGACGTGACGCGCTTTCAAGGTGAACCGGAATCCCTGTTCCGACTGCGGGTGAAATACGCCTTTATCAACTCCGTCGACGCCGGCAGCACCGCCGGCCTCAAGCGCATATTCATGCGCCTTGGCGTGGGTTACGTCGAGATCGAGGAGCGCCAGCCCGACCGGGATTGGGACGTCGTACTGCTGAAGTTCAGCAACGCTCAGTTGTCGCTGAACCCTGAACTGTTGCGTGTGCTGATTCAGCAATACGGCCGCACCTGTCGCCGTTATGACTTCGTGACCATCACCCCCGTGGGGCTGCAAATCGCCCTGATCGACTTCAACGACGACCAGCAAACGCTGGTTGCCAGCCTGTAG